The proteins below are encoded in one region of Anguilla anguilla isolate fAngAng1 chromosome 3, fAngAng1.pri, whole genome shotgun sequence:
- the LOC118223381 gene encoding ankyrin repeat domain-containing protein 46, with the protein MSYVFVNDSSQTSVPLLQACIDGDLGYSKRLLETGCDPNIRDSRGRTGLHLAAARGNVEICRFLHKFGADLLATDYQGNTALHLCGHVDTIQFLVSNGLKIDICNHNGSTPLVLAKRRGVNKDAIRLLEGLEEQEVKGFNRGPHSKLETMQMAESESAMESHSLLNPNLQNSEGVLSSFRTTWQEFVEDLGFWRVLLLLVVIALLSLGIAYYVSGVLPFAANQLELVH; encoded by the exons ATGTCTTATGTCTTCGTCAATGACTCGTCTCAAACCAGTGTGCCACTGCTACAGGCGTGCATTGACGGGGACCTAGGCTACTCTAAGCGCCTACTGGAGACAGGCTGCGACCCCAACATTCGGGATAGCCGGGGACGCACCGGCCTGCACCTGGCTGCCGCCCGTGGCAATGTGGAGATTTGCCGCTTCCTGCACAAGTTTGGGGCTGACCTACTGGCTACTGATTACCAGggcaacactgcactgcacctgtGCGGCCATGTGGACACCATCCAATTCCTGGTGTCCAATGGCCTCAAGATTGACATATG TAACCACAATGGGTCAACTCCTCTGGTGCTAGCAAAGAGACGAGGTGTGAACAAGGATGCCATTCGTCTGCTTGAGgggctggaggagcaggaggtgaaGGGCTTCAACCGAGGGCCACACTCCAAGCTGGAGACCATGCAGATGGCTGAGAGTGAGAG TGCTATGGAGAGCCACTCCCTTCTCAACCCCAACCTGCAAAACAGCGAGGGTGTGCTGTCCAGCTTCCGTACCACCTGGCAGGAGTTTGTGGAGGATCTGGGCTTCTGGAGAGTGCTACTCTTGTTGGTGGTCATTGCCCTTCTCTCCCTGGGCATTGCCTACTATGTCAGTGGGGTACTGCCCTTTGCCGCCAACCAGCTGGAGCTGGTGCACTGA